In Candidatus Paceibacterota bacterium, a genomic segment contains:
- a CDS encoding exodeoxyribonuclease III, which translates to MPAKRPFSIVTWNVNGIRAMHKKGALTWLFAQAPDVICFQEVKATAEQIPEEIKIVPGYHAYFASPTLKKGYSGVAIYTKQKPLSVQYGLGVEEFDAEGRLIQVEFENAYVLNVYFPNGGGGPARLQYKLDFYDAFLAHIQKLKKKKHVVFCGDVNTAHTEIDLARPTQNEENTGFLPVERAWIDEVIDSGFVDVFRDRYPRAIGTYTYWDQKSAARVRNVGWRIDYFFCDKAFMPQIKDCQILDGVVGSDHCPVELILVCDKSL; encoded by the coding sequence ATGCCTGCGAAGCGTCCGTTTTCAATTGTCACTTGGAATGTTAATGGTATTCGTGCAATGCACAAAAAAGGTGCGCTTACATGGTTATTTGCACAAGCACCTGATGTAATTTGTTTCCAGGAAGTAAAGGCAACTGCTGAGCAGATTCCGGAGGAGATAAAAATAGTGCCTGGATACCATGCATATTTCGCCTCTCCAACCCTAAAGAAGGGATACAGTGGTGTTGCGATTTATACAAAGCAGAAACCACTGAGTGTTCAGTATGGACTTGGTGTAGAAGAATTTGATGCAGAAGGACGACTCATTCAAGTTGAATTTGAGAATGCATATGTACTTAATGTGTACTTCCCTAACGGTGGCGGTGGGCCAGCACGTTTGCAATATAAGTTGGACTTTTATGATGCATTTCTTGCACACATCCAAAAATTAAAAAAGAAAAAGCATGTTGTCTTTTGTGGAGATGTAAACACAGCTCACACTGAAATTGATCTAGCTCGTCCAACACAGAACGAAGAAAACACTGGGTTCCTCCCTGTTGAACGTGCGTGGATAGATGAAGTTATTGATAGCGGATTTGTAGATGTGTTTCGTGATCGCTATCCTCGTGCAATTGGTACGTATACATACTGGGATCAGAAGAGTGCAGCACGAGTGCGGAATGTTGGATGGCGTATCGACTATTTCTTTTGTGATAAGGCGTTCATGCCGCAAATAAAAGACTGTCAGATTCTTGATGGAGTCGTTGGATCAGACCACTGCCCTGTCGAGCTTATCCTTGTCTGTGACAAGTCACTATAA